One genomic region from Pempheris klunzingeri isolate RE-2024b chromosome 4, fPemKlu1.hap1, whole genome shotgun sequence encodes:
- the LOC139200574 gene encoding tripartite motif-containing protein 16-like, whose product MAQQGVQLDRETFSCSICLDLLKDPVTIPCGHSYCMSCIKGFWDGEDEKGIYSCPQCRQTFTPRPVLLKSTMLAALVEQLKKTGLQAAPADHCYAGAEDVACDVCTGRKLKALKSCLVCLASYCEKHLQPHHDVAPLQKHKLVEPSKKLQENICSLHHEVKKMFCRTDRQSICYLCSVDQHKGHDTVSAAAERTERQTELEKSRLNIQQRIQDREKDLKELQQEVENINHSADKAVEDSEKMFTELIRLMENRRSDVKQQVRSQQEAEVSRVKDLQEEMDQEIRELKRRDAELEELSHTEDHNQFLHSYTSLSPLKEDTHSSSINIRPLRYFEDVTAAVSELREKLQDALRDEWTNISLTEVDVLLPQPQPTTRAGFLKYSCELTMDPNTAHTCLLLSEGNRKATVMRQEQSYSSHPDRFTTCYQVLSRESLTGRCYWEVERSRGGVYVAVAYKSISRTGDSDESGFGNNKKSWALNCSKNSYTFHSNSISTPVPVPQSSRVGVYLDHRAGILTFYSVSETMTLLHRVQTTFTEPLHAGLWLYYGTTAEFCKLK is encoded by the coding sequence ATGGCGCAGCAAGGAGTTCAGCTGGACCGGGAAACCTTCTCCTGTTCGATCTGTCTGGACCTCCTGAAGGATCCGGTGACTATTCCCTGTGGACACAGCTACTGCATGAGCTGTATTAAAGGCTTctgggatggagaggatgagaaggGGATCtacagctgccctcagtgcaggcagacgttcacaccgaggcctgtcctgctgaaaagcaccatgttagcagctttggtggagcagctgaagaagacgggactccaggctgctcctgctgatcactgctacgctggagctgaagatgtggcctgtgatgtctgcactgggaggaaactgaaagccctcaagtcctgtctggtctgtctggccTCTTACTGTGAGAAACACCTCCAGCCTCATCATGACGTGGCTCctttacagaaacacaagctggtggagccgtccaagaagctccaggagaacatctgctctcTCCACCATGAGGTGAAGAAGATGTTCTGCCGTACTGATCGGCAGagtatctgttatctctgctctgtggaccaacataaaggccacgacacagtgtcagctgcagcagagaggactgagaggcagacagagctggagaagagTCGCCTGAATatccagcagaggatccaggacagagagaaagacctgaaggagctccagcaggaggtggagaatATTAATCACTCTGCTGATAAAGCAGTGGAGGACAGTGAGAagatgttcactgagctgatccgtctgatggagaacagaaggtctgatgtgaagcagcaggtcagatcccagcaggaagcTGAAGTGAGTCGAGTCAAAGATCTTCAGGAGGAGATGGATCAGGagatcagggagctgaagaggagggacgctgagctggaggagctctcacacacagaggatcacaaCCAGTTTCTGCACAGCTACACCTCACTGTCACCACTcaaagaggacacacactcatccagcatcaacatccgtccTCTGAGATACTTTGAGGACGTgacggctgctgtgtcagagctcagagagaaactacaggacGCTCTGAGGGACGAGTGGacaaacatctcactgactGAAGTGGATGTTCTACTGCCACAACCACAGCCCACGACCAGAGCTGGATtcttaaaatattcatgtgaaCTCACAAtggatccaaacacagcacacacatgtcTGTTATTATCTGagggaaacagaaaagcaacagTAATGAGACAAGAGCAGTCTTATTCCAGTCACCCAGACAGGTTCACTACATGTTACCAGGTCCTGAGTAGAGAAAGtctgactggacgttgttactgggaggtggagaggagcaggggaggAGTTTATGTCGCAGTCGCATACAAGAGTATCAGCAGAACAGGAGACTCAGATGAAAGTGGATTTGGAAACAATAAGAAATCATGGGCATTAAACTGTAGCAAAAATAGTTACACATTTCACAGCAACAGTATCTCAACTCCTGTCCCGGTTCCTCAGTCCTCCAGAGTTGGAGTGTACCTGGACCACCGTGCAGGTATTCTGACCTTCTACAGCGTCTCTGAAaccatgactctcctccacagagtccagaccaCGTTCACTGAGCCGCTACACGCTGGACTTTGGTTATATTATGGAACCACTGCTGAGTTTTGTAAACTCAAATAG